One segment of Chionomys nivalis chromosome 1, mChiNiv1.1, whole genome shotgun sequence DNA contains the following:
- the Rassf8 gene encoding ras association domain-containing protein 8: MELKVWVDGVQRIVCGVTEVTTCQEVVIALAQAIGRTGRYTLIEKWRDTERHLAPHENPIISLNKWGQYASDVQLILRRTGPSLSERPTSDSVARIPERTLYRQSLPPLAKLRPQVDKSIKRREPKRKSLTFTGGAKGLMDIFGKGKETEFRQKVLSSCRSTVEELKRLIRLQTEKLQAIEQQLESSELEIRFWEQKYNCSLEEEIVRLEQRIKRNDVEIEEEEFWENELQIEQENEKQLQDQLEEIRQKVTDCDSKLKDYLAQIHTMESGLEAEKLHREVQEAQVNEEEVKGKIEKVKGEMDLQGQQSLRLENGIRALERSLGQATKRLQDKEQELEQLTKELRQVNLQQFIQQTGTKVTVLPAEPTEIEASQADIETEAPFQSGSLKRPGSSRQLPSNLRILQNPISSGFNPEGIYV, from the exons ATGGAACTGAAAGTATGGGTGGATGGAGTTCAGAGGATCGTCTGCGGTGTCACTGAAGTCACAACCTGCCAGGAGGTTGTGATAGCCTTAGCCCAGGCTATAG GTCGAACCGGAAGGTACACCCTAATAGAAAAATGGAGAGATACGGAAAGGCACTTGGCACCACACGAAAACCCCATCATATCCTTGAACAAGTGGGGGCAGTATGCTAGCGACGTACAGCTCATCTTGCGTCGGACTGGGCCATCTCTCAGTGAGCGACCCACCTCAGACAGTGTGGCCCGGATTCCTGAAAGAACTTTGTACCGACAGAGCTTGCCCCCCTTAGCCAAACTGCGGCCTCAGGTGGACAAGTCGATCAAAAGAAGAGAACCTAAAAGAAAATCACTAACCTTCACAGGAGGTGCCAAAGGGCTGATGGACATTtttgggaaagggaaggaaactgAGTTTCGGCAGAAGGTGCTGAGCAGCTGCAGAAGCACCGTGGAGGAGCTGAAGCGGCTGATCCGGCTCCAGACAGAGAAGCTGCAGGCCATCGAGCAGCAGCTGGAGTCCAGCGAGCTCGAAATACGATTCTGGGAGCAGAAGTACAACTGCAGCCTGGAAGAGGAGATTGTCCGCCTGGAGCAGAGGATCAAGAGGAATGATGTGGAGATCGAGGAGGAGGAGTTCTGGGAAAATGAACTGCAGATcgaacaagaaaatgaaaagcagctGCAGGACCAGCTTGAGGAGATACGGCAGAAAGTCACGGACTGTGACAGTAAACTGAAGGACTACCTGGCGCAGATCCACACCATGGAGAGCGGCCTCGAAGCGGAGAAGCTGCACCGGGAGGTTCAGGAGGCACAGGTCAATGAGGAGGAGGTGAAAGGGAAGATTGAAAAGGTCAAGGGGGAGATGGACCTTCAAGGGCAGCAGAGCCTAAGGCTGGAGAATGGCATCCGAGCCCTGGAGAGGTCTCTGGGGCAGGCTACCAAGCGCTTACAG GACAAGGAACAGGAGCTGGAGCAGCTGACCAAAGAGCTGCGGCAAGTCAACCTCCAGCAGTTCATCCAGCAGACAGGGACGAAGGTCACCGTGCTGCCAGCTGAGCCCACTGAAATAGAGGCCTCCCAGGCAGACATAGAGACAG AAGCGCCATTCCAGTCTGGGTCCCTGAAGCGACCTGGTTCTTCACGGCAGCTCCCCAGTAATCTCCGTATTCTGCAGAACCCCATCTCCTCTGGATTTAATCCTGAAGGCATCTATGTATAA